One Pseudorhodoplanes sinuspersici DNA segment encodes these proteins:
- a CDS encoding glutathione S-transferase family protein, whose protein sequence is MKLYDGGRAPNPRRVRVFLKEKGIEIPIEQVDLGAMQHKSERYTALNPLQRVPALELDDGTIITESIAICRYFEALRPEPALFGRSPIEFATIEMWQRRIELHLMLGIAQIFRHLHPGMKEFEVPQVAAWGEANKPRVLDFLALLDRELAGRRFAAGDTYSVADITGLVAVDFLRAAKLPLPAELNHVIRWHGELSARPSASA, encoded by the coding sequence ATGAAGCTCTATGATGGCGGGCGCGCTCCCAATCCGCGTCGAGTCCGGGTTTTCCTGAAGGAAAAGGGCATCGAGATCCCGATCGAGCAGGTCGACCTTGGGGCCATGCAGCATAAATCCGAACGCTACACCGCCCTCAATCCGCTCCAGCGGGTGCCGGCGCTCGAATTGGATGACGGGACGATCATTACTGAATCCATTGCCATCTGCCGGTATTTCGAGGCGCTGCGTCCCGAGCCGGCCCTGTTTGGACGCAGCCCCATCGAATTTGCCACGATCGAGATGTGGCAGCGGCGCATCGAATTACATCTTATGCTCGGGATCGCCCAGATTTTCCGGCACCTCCATCCCGGAATGAAGGAATTCGAAGTCCCTCAGGTGGCGGCCTGGGGCGAAGCCAACAAGCCGCGGGTGCTGGATTTCCTTGCTTTGCTCGATCGCGAACTGGCCGGTAGGCGTTTTGCGGCAGGAGATACCTATTCCGTAGCCGACATCACCGGGCTGGTCGCAGTGGACTTCCTCCGGGCGGCCAAGCTGCCACTGCCAGCGGAATTGAACCATGTCATCCGCTGGCATGGTGAGCTTTCCGCTCGGCCTAGCGCATCGGCCTGA
- a CDS encoding TRAP transporter small permease subunit encodes MQALLAVSRAIDAVNSRLGKWVSWLIVVVVIVSAGNATVRKLFDTSSNAWLELQWVMFSIIFLICSPWTLMSNEHIRIDIINSMFSKTTRNVIDVVGHVVFLLPLTIVMIVTGWPFFIASYSINEQSMNAGGLPQWPAKSLIVIGFTLLFFQGISELIKRIAVMRGLIPEPYDLSLNSAETEAERLLADVKTDN; translated from the coding sequence GTGCAAGCATTGCTGGCAGTGAGCCGGGCCATTGATGCCGTAAACTCCCGGCTCGGCAAATGGGTCTCCTGGCTCATTGTGGTTGTCGTGATCGTGTCGGCTGGAAATGCCACCGTCCGCAAGCTGTTCGATACATCGTCGAATGCCTGGCTCGAGCTGCAATGGGTGATGTTCAGCATCATCTTCCTGATCTGCTCGCCTTGGACATTGATGTCGAACGAACATATCCGGATCGACATCATCAACAGCATGTTCTCGAAAACCACCCGCAACGTGATTGATGTGGTCGGCCATGTCGTATTCCTGCTGCCGCTCACGATCGTCATGATCGTGACCGGCTGGCCTTTCTTCATCGCGTCATATTCGATCAACGAGCAATCGATGAATGCCGGCGGCCTGCCGCAATGGCCAGCCAAATCGTTGATCGTCATCGGCTTCACGCTGCTGTTCTTTCAGGGCATTTCCGAACTCATCAAACGGATCGCGGTGATGCGCGGCCTGATCCCTGAACCTTATGATCTTTCGTTGAACTCGGCTGAAACGGAAGCCGAACGCCTGCTGGCGGATGTCAAGACCGATAACTGA
- a CDS encoding NAD(P)-dependent oxidoreductase translates to MAKVAFLGLGVMGYPMAGHLRTKGGHDVTVYNRTAAKADKWVAQFGGKSAPTPKLAADGQDFVMCCVGNDDDLRQVTLGPDGAFSGMKKGALFVDHTTASAEIARDLYKAGKDRGVDVIDAPVSGGQAGAENGALTVMCGGDADVFARAEAVIGAYARACNLLGAPGAGQLAKMVNQICIAGVVQGLSEGLHFATKAGLDIEKLIATISKGAAQSWQMENRYKTMTEGKFDFGFAVDWMRKDLGICLSEARRNGAHLPVTALVDQFYSEVQSMGGKRWDTSSLIALLER, encoded by the coding sequence ATGGCGAAAGTGGCGTTTCTGGGCCTGGGCGTGATGGGTTACCCGATGGCAGGACATTTGAGGACCAAGGGGGGCCACGACGTCACTGTCTACAATCGCACCGCGGCAAAAGCCGACAAATGGGTTGCGCAGTTCGGCGGCAAAAGTGCGCCAACACCCAAACTGGCGGCCGACGGGCAGGATTTCGTCATGTGCTGCGTCGGCAATGACGACGACCTACGTCAGGTGACACTCGGTCCCGACGGCGCCTTTTCCGGCATGAAAAAGGGCGCCCTCTTCGTCGATCACACCACCGCTTCCGCCGAGATTGCGCGCGACCTGTACAAGGCCGGCAAGGACCGCGGCGTTGACGTGATCGACGCACCCGTGTCCGGCGGGCAGGCCGGCGCGGAGAATGGTGCGCTGACAGTGATGTGCGGTGGCGATGCCGATGTTTTCGCGCGCGCGGAGGCGGTCATCGGCGCCTATGCACGCGCCTGCAATCTGCTGGGCGCGCCAGGGGCAGGTCAGCTCGCGAAGATGGTCAACCAGATCTGCATTGCCGGTGTCGTCCAAGGCTTGTCCGAAGGTCTGCATTTCGCGACGAAGGCCGGTCTCGACATCGAAAAGCTGATCGCCACCATCTCAAAAGGCGCGGCGCAATCCTGGCAGATGGAAAACCGCTATAAGACCATGACCGAAGGCAAATTTGATTTCGGTTTCGCGGTCGACTGGATGCGGAAGGACCTTGGCATCTGCCTGTCGGAAGCCAGACGCAACGGTGCGCATCTACCGGTCACGGCCCTCGTCGATCAGTTTTATTCCGAAGTGCAATCGATGGGCGGCAAGCGTTGGGACACATCGAGCCTAATCGCGCTGCTGGAACGCTAG
- a CDS encoding TRAP transporter large permease, whose amino-acid sequence MTQLLIHYMAPIMFASLVVFLLLGYPVAFSLAANGLLFGLVGIELGLFRPDFLQALPERVFGVMNNDTLLAIPFFTFMGLILERSGMAEDLLDTIGQLFGTIRGGLAFAVIFVGALLAATTGVVAASVISMGLIALPIMLRYGYDRRVATGVIAASGTLAQIIPPSLVLIVMADQLGRSVGDMYAGAFIPGLVLSGIYAGYIFLVTILRPAAAPGLPVEALTYKEADGRRGVLSLLVVMLISTAASYLYMRTTNVRSGPDFVILTMSITIGIAFALAIINRFTRLNLLSVLAEQVIFVMVPPLALIFLVLGTIFIGVATPTEGGAMGAVGAMLLALLKRRLTLDLTRQAAQSTAKLAAFVVFILIGARVFSLTFYGVDGHRWVEELLLGLPGGQIGFLFFVNILVFFLAFFLDFFEIAFIIIPLLAPAAERVGIDLIWFGVMLAVNMQTSFMHPPFGFALFYLRSVAPRDFYIDRITRKRMPPVTTGEIYWGAVPFVIIQCIMVAMVIAFPAMVMHYKSVAPKVDPAKVEEQFKNLPGFDLPAPLDFDKPPQFK is encoded by the coding sequence ATGACTCAGCTTCTGATCCACTATATGGCGCCGATCATGTTCGCGTCATTGGTGGTCTTTCTTCTACTCGGATATCCGGTCGCGTTCTCGCTGGCGGCCAACGGCCTGTTGTTCGGCCTTGTCGGCATTGAGCTCGGATTGTTCCGGCCCGATTTTCTGCAGGCGCTTCCCGAGCGTGTCTTCGGCGTGATGAACAATGACACGCTGCTGGCAATCCCCTTCTTCACCTTCATGGGACTGATCCTCGAACGATCCGGGATGGCGGAGGATCTGCTCGATACGATCGGCCAGCTCTTTGGGACGATCCGCGGCGGTCTTGCCTTTGCCGTGATCTTTGTCGGCGCACTGCTGGCAGCCACCACCGGTGTGGTCGCCGCGTCGGTGATCTCGATGGGACTGATCGCGCTGCCGATCATGTTGCGTTACGGCTATGACCGTCGCGTTGCCACCGGTGTCATCGCCGCATCCGGAACGCTCGCACAGATCATTCCGCCGTCGCTGGTTTTGATCGTCATGGCGGATCAGCTTGGCCGTTCGGTTGGCGACATGTATGCGGGCGCCTTCATTCCCGGTCTCGTGCTCTCCGGCATCTATGCCGGATACATTTTTCTCGTCACCATCCTGAGGCCGGCCGCCGCTCCTGGCCTGCCGGTCGAAGCTTTGACCTACAAGGAAGCGGATGGCCGCCGTGGCGTATTGTCTCTCCTCGTTGTGATGCTGATCTCGACCGCTGCTTCCTATCTTTATATGCGGACAACCAACGTCCGCAGCGGCCCCGATTTTGTCATCCTCACGATGTCGATCACGATCGGCATCGCGTTCGCGCTAGCGATCATCAACCGCTTCACGCGATTGAATTTGCTGTCGGTTCTGGCCGAACAGGTCATTTTCGTGATGGTGCCACCACTGGCACTGATCTTCCTGGTTCTCGGCACTATTTTCATCGGCGTCGCAACCCCAACCGAAGGCGGTGCCATGGGCGCAGTCGGTGCCATGCTGCTGGCCCTGCTGAAGCGCCGTCTGACTCTCGACCTCACGCGACAGGCGGCACAATCAACAGCCAAGCTTGCCGCATTCGTCGTCTTCATCCTGATCGGCGCACGCGTCTTCTCGCTCACTTTCTACGGCGTCGATGGTCACCGCTGGGTCGAAGAACTACTGCTCGGCCTGCCCGGCGGTCAGATCGGTTTCCTGTTTTTCGTCAACATCCTTGTCTTCTTCCTGGCGTTCTTCCTCGATTTCTTTGAGATCGCCTTCATCATCATTCCGCTCCTCGCTCCCGCTGCGGAACGGGTCGGCATCGATCTGATCTGGTTCGGCGTGATGCTCGCCGTGAACATGCAGACGTCGTTCATGCATCCGCCATTCGGCTTCGCGCTGTTCTATCTGCGGTCGGTCGCTCCGCGCGATTTCTACATCGATCGCATCACCCGCAAGCGTATGCCCCCCGTCACCACCGGCGAAATCTACTGGGGCGCGGTGCCGTTCGTGATCATCCAATGCATCATGGTTGCCATGGTCATCGCCTTTCCGGCCATGGTGATGCACTACAAGAGCGTGGCCCCGAAGGTTGACCCAGCCAAGGTCGAGGAGCAGTTCAAGAACCTGCCGGGTTTCGACCTGCCTGCGCCACTCGATTTCGATAAGCCGCCGCAGTTCAAGTAA
- a CDS encoding sensor histidine kinase produces the protein MTTSTASDQREEAAAKRRRVATQRVRDARDRLTSTTGTRPAFDYELMRMFAQNRLSASLVVLLLVITVGFLSGLWTGPTTAAIWTVCVLIIHAIIVTKCRQFLATPEVEVNIKSWRLRFVTLDLLFGLAWMFNLVQPIGVVENTGTFMLFVMLLVVAVSSMLAFSVPIAVFAATLPVTCAVALNFALKGSLYEYILAAMAVTAEGYFLLLAHRLYSSALQTLQARAEKDMLIGELEQAKIISDEARHRAEAANISKSRFLAQMSHELRTPLNAILGFSEVMKNEIFGAHTVPAYKDYSNDIHDSGQHLLGLINEILDLSRIEAGRYELNEEAVSLIGVVEDCHHLVKLRAKNRLITIHENFEPDLPRVWADERALRQIALNLLSNAIKFTPQGGEIWVKVGWTASGGQYFSVKDTGPGIPEDEIPVVLASFGQGSNAIKSAEQGAGLGLPIAKSLVDLHGGTFTLKSKLRVGTEVIIALPPERVMAALAPLSEPSPTLQPKEPAHPVEERNGRRRSSVAGRNG, from the coding sequence ATGACAACCAGCACTGCGAGCGACCAACGCGAGGAGGCTGCCGCGAAGCGGCGCCGCGTTGCGACGCAGCGTGTCCGCGATGCCCGCGATCGGCTGACCTCGACCACCGGCACCCGTCCCGCTTTCGACTATGAACTGATGCGCATGTTCGCACAGAACCGGCTGTCCGCCTCGCTCGTCGTGTTGCTGCTGGTCATCACTGTCGGTTTCCTTTCCGGTCTTTGGACAGGCCCTACGACGGCAGCGATCTGGACAGTCTGCGTCCTGATCATTCACGCCATCATCGTCACGAAATGCCGCCAGTTCCTCGCCACACCCGAGGTCGAGGTCAACATCAAGTCGTGGCGCCTGCGCTTCGTTACGCTCGACCTCCTCTTCGGCCTCGCCTGGATGTTCAATCTGGTGCAGCCGATCGGCGTGGTCGAAAATACCGGCACGTTCATGCTGTTCGTGATGCTGCTGGTGGTCGCCGTCTCGAGCATGCTCGCGTTCAGCGTCCCCATCGCCGTCTTCGCAGCGACGCTGCCGGTGACGTGTGCCGTCGCCTTGAATTTCGCGCTCAAGGGCAGTTTGTACGAATATATCCTCGCCGCGATGGCCGTCACCGCCGAAGGCTACTTCCTCTTGCTTGCCCATCGCCTGTATTCGTCCGCCCTTCAAACACTGCAAGCGCGTGCTGAAAAGGACATGCTGATCGGCGAACTTGAACAGGCCAAAATCATTTCCGACGAGGCGCGCCATCGCGCGGAAGCAGCCAACATTTCCAAATCGCGTTTTCTTGCGCAGATGAGTCACGAACTGCGCACACCCCTTAATGCCATTCTCGGCTTTTCCGAGGTCATGAAGAACGAGATTTTCGGTGCGCATACCGTACCGGCCTACAAGGACTATTCGAACGACATTCACGACTCGGGCCAGCATCTGCTCGGCTTGATCAACGAAATCCTCGACCTCTCGCGCATCGAGGCTGGCCGCTACGAACTCAATGAGGAAGCGGTTTCGCTGATCGGCGTGGTGGAAGACTGCCATCACCTTGTAAAGCTGCGCGCCAAAAACCGGCTGATCACAATTCACGAGAATTTCGAGCCGGATCTGCCGCGCGTGTGGGCCGATGAACGAGCTTTGCGTCAAATCGCTCTTAATCTGCTGTCGAATGCGATCAAGTTCACGCCGCAAGGCGGCGAGATCTGGGTCAAGGTCGGGTGGACCGCATCCGGCGGACAGTATTTCAGCGTCAAGGATACCGGCCCCGGCATCCCGGAGGATGAGATCCCGGTCGTGCTCGCGTCGTTCGGTCAGGGCTCGAACGCGATCAAATCGGCAGAGCAAGGCGCGGGTCTGGGCCTGCCAATCGCCAAGAGCCTCGTTGACCTGCACGGCGGCACATTCACATTGAAATCCAAACTGCGCGTCGGTACTGAAGTCATCATCGCATTACCACCGGAACGCGTCATGGCGGCCTTGGCGCCACTCTCGGAACCCTCGCCAACGTTGCAGCCAAAAGAACCGGCCCACCCTGTAGAAGAGCGTAATGGACGCCGCAGGTCCTCGGTTGCGGGCCGCAACGGCTAG
- a CDS encoding caspase family protein, with amino-acid sequence MFRKGFASFVVAAAATAVLWTGSASAQVRTAALENGVPALTAATNENRIALVIGNSAYKNNKPLNNPANDAQAVSQLLNTAGFEVVMAFDLNRDVMKQTVAEFAARINEKGPNTVAMVYYAGHGLQVDGENYLVPVDAKFESETDLVENGVKLADVMSALEAVPSKARIVILDACRNNPFTASGDAGGKGLAIVDAPAGSIVAYSTAPGTEAFDGLGRHSPYAAAFMRTVKQPNMPIEQVFKKVRVLVHESTDSKQTPWESSSLTSDFVFFTNAVNGGGAAPVPAQAPVKLALADLGSRPVNVAYEAVVAEDSIEYYEEFVRLYPTDPLCDRIRRLLSRRQQMIAWQNVTHRNSPDAYASFVSRFSDSDLVRAARRLQERPRLVNIAFPKRDEGRFGDGRFGNGGIKIGNLGNNRPIIDFPRGNGGRPVIGFPRNSNGGRPVVNPQVGNGGNNGGRPVIGFPQNGQNGSRPFPNGNTGINGSGQPNANNSGGRVIPFPNGNTGINGSGRPNANNSGNRVIPFPQNGNRPGQVAKLPQNGNLGINPSAGRPITNRQQIGNQGINPNAGRPIFNRPQIGNQRISPNIGRATILPRPSFQPRVASGGNFGGSNRFVSNGGGGGGRFGGGFGGRR; translated from the coding sequence ATGTTTCGGAAGGGGTTTGCTTCATTCGTCGTCGCTGCCGCCGCAACCGCCGTCCTCTGGACCGGTTCCGCCAGCGCCCAAGTCCGCACCGCCGCTCTGGAGAACGGCGTGCCCGCTCTGACTGCCGCCACCAACGAAAACCGCATCGCGCTGGTGATCGGCAATTCCGCTTACAAAAATAACAAGCCGTTGAACAATCCGGCCAATGACGCCCAGGCAGTTTCGCAATTGCTGAACACTGCCGGCTTTGAAGTCGTGATGGCATTCGATCTGAATCGCGACGTGATGAAACAGACGGTCGCGGAATTCGCCGCGCGGATTAATGAGAAGGGGCCGAACACCGTTGCGATGGTCTACTACGCCGGTCACGGCCTGCAGGTCGACGGCGAGAATTATCTTGTCCCGGTCGATGCGAAATTCGAAAGCGAAACCGATCTCGTCGAGAACGGCGTGAAACTCGCCGATGTCATGTCGGCGCTGGAAGCCGTGCCGAGCAAGGCGCGCATCGTCATTCTCGATGCTTGCCGCAACAATCCTTTCACAGCGTCCGGCGATGCCGGCGGCAAAGGCCTTGCTATCGTCGATGCGCCGGCTGGTTCGATCGTTGCTTACTCGACAGCGCCCGGCACGGAGGCATTCGACGGTCTTGGGCGGCACAGCCCGTATGCGGCTGCCTTCATGCGCACGGTGAAGCAGCCGAACATGCCGATCGAGCAAGTCTTCAAAAAGGTCCGCGTGCTCGTTCACGAATCCACCGACAGCAAGCAGACACCGTGGGAAAGCTCCTCGCTGACCAGCGACTTCGTGTTCTTTACGAATGCCGTCAATGGTGGTGGAGCAGCGCCTGTTCCTGCGCAAGCGCCGGTGAAGCTGGCATTGGCCGATCTCGGCTCGCGCCCCGTTAACGTTGCTTATGAGGCTGTGGTCGCCGAAGATTCAATTGAATACTACGAAGAATTCGTTCGGCTCTATCCAACAGATCCGCTCTGCGATCGTATCCGCCGCTTGCTGTCACGTCGTCAACAGATGATCGCCTGGCAGAACGTGACGCATCGCAACTCGCCCGATGCTTATGCGAGCTTTGTGTCCCGGTTTAGCGACAGTGATCTGGTTCGCGCTGCCCGTCGCTTGCAGGAACGTCCGCGCCTCGTGAACATCGCGTTTCCCAAGCGTGATGAAGGCCGCTTCGGTGACGGGCGGTTCGGCAATGGCGGCATCAAGATCGGCAATTTGGGCAACAACCGCCCGATCATCGACTTCCCCCGCGGCAATGGTGGCCGTCCGGTGATCGGCTTTCCGCGGAATAGTAACGGCGGTCGTCCGGTCGTTAATCCGCAGGTCGGCAACGGTGGCAATAATGGTGGTCGACCGGTCATTGGCTTCCCGCAGAACGGCCAGAACGGCAGCCGTCCGTTCCCGAACGGCAACACCGGTATCAACGGCTCTGGCCAGCCCAATGCCAATAACTCCGGCGGTCGTGTGATCCCGTTTCCGAATGGTAATACCGGCATCAATGGTTCGGGCCGGCCCAATGCTAACAACTCTGGCAATCGCGTGATCCCATTCCCGCAGAATGGGAATCGTCCAGGACAGGTTGCGAAGCTGCCGCAGAATGGAAACCTTGGCATCAACCCAAGTGCCGGCCGTCCAATCACTAATCGGCAGCAGATCGGCAACCAGGGTATCAATCCGAATGCCGGTCGCCCGATCTTCAACCGGCCGCAGATCGGTAATCAGAGGATCAGCCCGAATATCGGTCGTGCCACGATCTTGCCGCGTCCGTCCTTCCAGCCGCGCGTTGCCAGCGGTGGCAACTTCGGTGGCAGCAATCGCTTCGTCAGTAATGGTGGAGGAGGTGGCGGTCGCTTTGGTGGCGGGTTCGGCGGCCGTCGTTAA
- a CDS encoding DUF1289 domain-containing protein has product MASIETPCRKICALEPGSKLCRGCGRTIEEISSWGTMSDSERRRIMALLPDRIAAADRATRSGAS; this is encoded by the coding sequence ATGGCATCCATCGAAACTCCGTGCCGGAAAATCTGTGCGCTTGAACCGGGCTCGAAGCTGTGCCGCGGCTGCGGCCGCACGATCGAGGAAATTTCTAGCTGGGGCACAATGTCCGACAGCGAACGCCGCCGCATCATGGCATTGTTGCCGGACCGAATCGCGGCTGCGGACAGAGCCACGCGCAGCGGCGCATCCTGA
- a CDS encoding Mrp/NBP35 family ATP-binding protein has product MAPTKEQILARLAAIAAPDGRKVTETGAVSDIVITDGKVFFSVSVDAAAVKAWEPVRKQVEEAVRSVPGVVSAMIALTAERAGGKSAPAPAAPPPPTHGHAHAQPQGPAGVPGVKSIIAVASGKGGVGKSTTAINLALALRDLGLKVGVLDADIYGPSLPKLLAIREKPETIGGKRLKPISRYGLNVMSIGFLIDEETPMIWRGPMVMSALTQMLREVEWGDLDVMVVDMPPGTGDAQLTMAQQVPLAGSIIVSTPQDLALIDARRGVAMFKRVNVPILGVIENMSYFLCPECGTRSDIFGHGGARHEAERLNVPFLGEVPLDMTIRETSDAGLPVVATQPDGPHAKVYRAIAERVRDSLAGPGAGRAAPKIVIEA; this is encoded by the coding sequence TTGGCCCCGACGAAAGAACAGATCCTCGCGCGTCTGGCCGCCATCGCGGCCCCGGACGGCCGTAAAGTCACCGAAACCGGCGCGGTTTCGGACATCGTGATCACTGATGGCAAGGTGTTCTTTTCCGTCAGTGTCGATGCAGCGGCGGTCAAGGCCTGGGAGCCGGTGCGCAAGCAGGTGGAGGAGGCGGTGCGATCGGTGCCGGGTGTCGTATCGGCGATGATCGCCCTGACCGCGGAGCGCGCCGGGGGCAAAAGCGCGCCAGCGCCAGCGGCTCCCCCGCCGCCGACCCACGGCCATGCCCATGCCCAGCCGCAAGGTCCCGCCGGTGTCCCCGGCGTGAAATCCATTATCGCCGTTGCGTCGGGAAAGGGCGGGGTCGGCAAGTCGACGACCGCGATCAATCTCGCTTTGGCCCTGCGCGATCTCGGTCTGAAAGTCGGCGTGCTCGACGCCGATATCTATGGGCCATCGCTGCCGAAGCTGCTGGCAATCCGCGAGAAGCCGGAGACGATCGGCGGCAAACGCCTGAAACCTATCAGTCGTTACGGCCTCAACGTCATGTCCATCGGCTTTTTAATCGACGAAGAAACCCCGATGATCTGGCGCGGACCGATGGTGATGTCGGCGCTGACGCAGATGCTCCGCGAAGTCGAATGGGGCGATCTCGACGTCATGGTGGTCGACATGCCCCCCGGCACCGGTGACGCGCAACTGACGATGGCGCAACAGGTTCCGCTGGCCGGTTCAATCATTGTCTCAACGCCGCAGGATCTCGCCTTGATCGATGCCCGCCGCGGCGTCGCCATGTTCAAGCGCGTGAACGTGCCGATCCTCGGTGTCATCGAAAACATGAGCTACTTCCTCTGCCCGGAATGCGGCACGCGGTCCGACATCTTCGGTCATGGCGGCGCGCGGCACGAAGCAGAACGGCTGAACGTTCCCTTCCTCGGCGAAGTGCCGCTCGACATGACCATCCGCGAGACGTCGGATGCCGGCCTGCCGGTGGTCGCGACGCAGCCGGACGGACCGCATGCCAAAGTCTATCGCGCGATTGCCGAACGGGTGCGCGATTCGCTGGCCGGCCCCGGCGCCGGACGCGCCGCACCGAAGATCGTCATTGAGGCATAG
- a CDS encoding TRAP transporter substrate-binding protein, with translation MKRRQFIATIGTGAAAAAIAKPAIAQSSPEIKWRLTSSFPKSLDTLWGGAETFVKAVAEATDNKFQIQPFAAGEIVPGLAAADAVTNGTVEMCQTASYYYVGKDPTFALGSAIPFGLNTRMQNSWMYQHGGSKLLDDFYAKFKYIALPAGNTTCQMGGWFRKEIKDVADLQGLKFRIAGLAGRVLQKLGVVPQQLAGGDIYPALEKGTIDAAEWVGPYDDEKLGFQKVAPYYYYPGWWEGGTVIHNFINIDKWNALPKAYQQILRSASDTANVSMTAKYDADNPGAVRRLVAAGAQLRPFPQTVLDACFKASNEVYAEISASNPEFKKIYDNIVAFRSDEYLWWQVAEYAFDSYMIRARTRS, from the coding sequence ATGAAACGCCGACAGTTTATCGCCACCATCGGAACGGGCGCCGCGGCCGCCGCGATTGCCAAGCCGGCGATCGCGCAGTCGAGCCCGGAGATCAAATGGCGGCTGACATCGAGTTTTCCGAAATCGCTCGATACGCTGTGGGGCGGTGCCGAAACCTTCGTCAAGGCCGTGGCCGAAGCCACCGACAACAAATTCCAGATCCAGCCGTTTGCGGCTGGTGAGATCGTGCCGGGTCTTGCGGCCGCGGATGCCGTCACCAATGGCACCGTCGAGATGTGCCAGACTGCTTCATATTATTACGTCGGCAAGGACCCGACTTTCGCCCTCGGCAGCGCCATCCCGTTCGGCCTGAACACCCGCATGCAGAATTCGTGGATGTATCAGCACGGCGGCAGCAAGCTGCTGGATGATTTTTACGCGAAGTTCAAATACATCGCACTGCCGGCCGGCAATACGACCTGTCAGATGGGTGGATGGTTTCGCAAGGAAATCAAGGACGTTGCCGACTTGCAGGGCCTGAAATTCCGCATCGCCGGTCTTGCCGGCCGCGTGCTGCAAAAACTTGGCGTCGTGCCGCAACAGCTCGCCGGCGGAGACATCTATCCTGCGTTGGAGAAGGGCACAATCGACGCGGCCGAGTGGGTGGGTCCTTACGACGACGAGAAGCTCGGCTTCCAGAAAGTTGCGCCTTATTATTATTATCCGGGCTGGTGGGAAGGCGGCACTGTCATCCACAACTTCATCAATATCGATAAGTGGAATGCGCTGCCGAAGGCGTATCAGCAGATCCTTCGCTCGGCGTCCGATACCGCCAACGTGTCGATGACTGCCAAATACGATGCCGATAATCCGGGCGCGGTGAGGCGTCTTGTTGCTGCCGGCGCGCAGTTGCGTCCATTTCCGCAGACGGTCCTCGATGCCTGCTTCAAGGCGTCGAATGAGGTCTATGCGGAAATCTCGGCCAGCAATCCGGAATTCAAGAAAATCTACGACAACATCGTGGCCTTCCGCAGCGACGAATATTTGTGGTGGCAGGTCGCTGAATACGCGTTTGACAGCTACATGATCCGGGCGCGAACGCGGTCCTGA
- a CDS encoding Fe2+-dependent dioxygenase — protein sequence MQIVIGDILKADDLASVRKALANVRFIDGKETAGFAARRVKDNQQADASDRSLDPARALVAKRIMDNELFGMAVRPKQLSGLLFSRYEPGMQYGVHVDDALMQGMRTDVAFTLFLDDPADYDGGELVIEAPGGDDEIKLPAGSMIAYPATTLHRVAQVTRGHRHVVAGWARSFVRDPAQRELLFDLDTARRIMFSRDGKSAEFDLISKSLANLMRMWVDD from the coding sequence ATGCAGATCGTGATTGGCGATATCCTTAAAGCAGATGACCTCGCGTCCGTGCGCAAGGCGCTGGCCAATGTTCGTTTCATCGACGGCAAGGAAACGGCCGGATTCGCCGCGCGCCGCGTGAAGGACAATCAACAGGCGGATGCCTCCGACCGCTCGCTCGATCCGGCGCGCGCGCTGGTCGCCAAACGGATCATGGACAACGAGCTGTTCGGGATGGCGGTTCGTCCGAAGCAACTCAGCGGCCTGTTGTTCTCACGCTATGAGCCTGGCATGCAATATGGCGTGCATGTCGACGATGCGTTGATGCAAGGCATGCGTACCGATGTTGCCTTCACGCTCTTCCTCGATGACCCAGCCGACTACGACGGCGGCGAATTGGTGATCGAGGCGCCAGGGGGCGACGACGAAATCAAGCTGCCGGCCGGATCGATGATCGCCTACCCGGCCACCACATTGCATCGGGTGGCGCAGGTGACACGCGGCCACCGCCATGTCGTCGCCGGCTGGGCCCGCAGCTTCGTACGCGATCCGGCGCAGCGCGAATTGCTGTTCGATCTCGACACTGCGCGCCGGATCATGTTTTCGCGCGACGGCAAGAGCGCCGAATTCGACCTGATTTCGAAATCGCTCGCCAACCTGATGCGGATGTGGGTGGACGACTGA